A window of the Halolamina sp. CBA1230 genome harbors these coding sequences:
- a CDS encoding DUF2254 family protein — translation MGWPSYRPNTGTLYKLAFLSLIPAFVGGLYAPLPASVQPLQSLLTTLITVQGSVLAIVVSVTLIATQLAATNYESRMSTLLLRTREFRYLFALFIGSIFLDIGIYLSLGQLQHPAVSGFLYASLLLFMLTLGSVYWFAKEMVTQATPEELVGRFTEMVSADEYIRDAESLAAKPESNSHTLQPLFRFTMTALSQNEYSVAMSGGDHYVTYCEKILGEVGDRGLLEQESFGAKEELFGPVLKDHLHKITLHAAEKDESQIRTKAIAGQVALAEQAVGMDSYSRIPRQAVSGIENTIRESPNSRRGHPALNNCWNAIGDLTILAADSEHSTFMLTIRTTIDSWLGETIRNVEGPGWLSGSSRKLFESLCEAHETILSEVGEEHRLADFGPTDLHKDGRDTPIAPIEQLRYCRQALFEVTSVFLEDRIDRGRWLPAAGNYKREWKKLIITTAESGATEMAIDLCEVLIQMAYIENDAEIPVADRFSPQGVTPTNPNEVTQWARELSEIAAETDEAVVAQAFSNILSHEQIEDNPGLFILSNSDDPAYEDAYRFDLNIDGYSHLNTRENYPEAIMALREAVQPEEERETASE, via the coding sequence ATGGGTTGGCCTTCGTACCGGCCGAACACAGGTACCTTGTACAAACTTGCGTTTCTGAGTCTAATCCCTGCGTTCGTCGGTGGGTTGTACGCTCCCTTGCCAGCGAGTGTACAACCGCTACAGAGTCTCCTGACGACATTGATCACCGTACAAGGGAGTGTCCTCGCGATTGTTGTATCGGTTACATTGATCGCGACACAGCTAGCGGCGACGAATTATGAGTCCCGAATGTCGACGCTCCTTCTCCGAACGAGGGAATTTCGGTACCTCTTTGCTCTGTTTATCGGGTCGATCTTCCTCGATATCGGCATCTACCTCAGTCTTGGACAGCTACAACATCCGGCAGTCTCCGGGTTCCTCTATGCGAGCCTTCTCCTCTTCATGCTGACTCTCGGCTCGGTCTACTGGTTTGCGAAAGAGATGGTGACACAGGCGACACCTGAGGAATTAGTTGGCCGATTCACGGAGATGGTGTCGGCTGATGAGTACATCCGAGATGCCGAATCGCTCGCAGCCAAGCCCGAATCTAACTCCCACACGCTTCAGCCGCTGTTTCGGTTCACGATGACAGCCTTATCTCAGAACGAATACTCTGTTGCGATGTCGGGGGGGGACCACTACGTCACGTATTGTGAGAAAATATTGGGGGAAGTAGGTGACCGGGGTCTGCTTGAGCAGGAGAGCTTCGGGGCAAAGGAGGAGCTCTTTGGGCCCGTTCTGAAAGACCACCTCCACAAGATTACGCTACATGCCGCCGAAAAAGACGAATCCCAGATCAGAACCAAGGCAATAGCCGGACAAGTTGCTCTCGCAGAGCAAGCTGTCGGGATGGATTCCTATTCACGCATCCCAAGGCAGGCAGTAAGCGGGATTGAAAATACAATCAGAGAATCCCCCAACTCAAGACGGGGACACCCGGCGTTGAACAACTGCTGGAACGCGATTGGGGACCTTACGATATTAGCTGCTGATAGTGAACACAGTACCTTCATGCTCACCATCCGGACCACAATCGACAGCTGGCTTGGTGAGACGATCCGAAACGTCGAAGGACCAGGCTGGTTGTCAGGGTCAAGCCGGAAGCTGTTTGAGTCTCTCTGTGAGGCACATGAAACCATTCTGTCGGAAGTCGGGGAAGAACACCGCTTAGCAGATTTTGGGCCTACGGATCTCCACAAGGACGGGCGAGACACCCCTATAGCCCCTATTGAACAGCTGAGATACTGTCGCCAAGCACTATTTGAGGTAACAAGTGTATTTCTAGAGGATCGGATAGATCGGGGACGATGGCTTCCTGCAGCAGGGAATTACAAACGAGAGTGGAAGAAGCTCATCATCACCACTGCAGAATCAGGAGCCACAGAGATGGCGATTGATCTCTGTGAAGTGCTTATTCAGATGGCTTACATCGAGAACGATGCAGAGATACCCGTGGCAGATCGATTTAGTCCGCAAGGGGTCACACCGACGAATCCGAATGAGGTGACACAGTGGGCCCGAGAACTCAGTGAGATCGCGGCTGAGACTGATGAAGCGGTAGTAGCGCAGGCGTTTTCGAATATTCTATCCCACGAGCAGATAGAGGACAATCCGGGACTATTCATTCTCTCCAATAGTGACGACCCAGCGTATGAGGACGCTTATCGATTTGACTTAAACATTGATGGGTATAGCCATCTCAACACGAGGGAGAACTACCCAGAGGCAATTATGGCGTTGCGTGAGGCTGTTCAGCCTGAAGAGGAACGAGAAACTGCCTCTGAGTAG